From Gopherus flavomarginatus isolate rGopFla2 chromosome 7, rGopFla2.mat.asm, whole genome shotgun sequence, the proteins below share one genomic window:
- the TM2D1 gene encoding TM2 domain-containing protein 1 isoform X1, which translates to MMIAARPRRRLLLLRRRQAAARWLGVLWLACVAAEGVAGGEPPLKCDELRLGQYICEDPKIDNSTQEPLNCTNHTANVPCRPAPNITCKDHSGNENNFTGKEVGFYKPIACRNVNGYSYKVAVALSLFLGWLGADRFYLGYPALGLLKFCTVGFCGIGSLIDFILISMQIVGPSDGSSYIIDYYGARLTRLSITNETFRKTQMYP; encoded by the exons ATGATGATAGCCGCCCGGCCGAGGCGACGGCTACTGCTGCTGAGGAGGCGTCAAGCGGCGGCCCGGTGGCTGGGCGTCCTGTGGCTGGCGTGTGTCGCCGCGGAGGGCGTTGCCGGCGGGGAGCCCCCGCTCAAGTGCGACGAGCTGAGGCTGGGGCA ATATATTTGTGAAGATCCCAAAATAGACAATAGCACACAAGAACCACTGAATTGTACAAATCACACAGCAAACG TTCCATGTCGTCCAGCACCAAATATTACTTGTAAGGATCACAGTGGCAATGAAAACAACTTTACTGGAAAGGAAGTTGGATTTTACAAACCTATTGCATGTCGTAATGT AAATGGTTACTCATACAAAGTGGCAGTGGCTCTGTCTTTATTTCTTGGATGGTTGGGAGCAGATAGATTTTATCTTGGGTATCCCGCCTTAG GTTTGTTAAAGTTCTGCACTGTAGGGTTTTGTGGAATTGGTAGCCTAATTGATTTCATTCTCATTTCAATGCAG aTCGTTGGACCTTCTGATGGCTCTAGTTACATTATAGATTACTATGGAGCAAGGCTTACCAGGCTGAGTATTACCAATGAGACATTCAGAAAAACACAGATGTATCCTTAA
- the TM2D1 gene encoding TM2 domain-containing protein 1 isoform X2, producing the protein MMIAARPRRRLLLLRRRQAAARWLGVLWLACVAAEGVAGGEPPLKCDELRLGQYICEDPKIDNSTQEPLNCTNHTANVPCRPAPNITCKDHSGNENNFTGKEVGFYKPIACRNVNGYSYKVAVALSLFLGWLGADRFYLGYPALGIELAYPRTDFGQCCRESECGLRSFVFMMGIPG; encoded by the exons ATGATGATAGCCGCCCGGCCGAGGCGACGGCTACTGCTGCTGAGGAGGCGTCAAGCGGCGGCCCGGTGGCTGGGCGTCCTGTGGCTGGCGTGTGTCGCCGCGGAGGGCGTTGCCGGCGGGGAGCCCCCGCTCAAGTGCGACGAGCTGAGGCTGGGGCA ATATATTTGTGAAGATCCCAAAATAGACAATAGCACACAAGAACCACTGAATTGTACAAATCACACAGCAAACG TTCCATGTCGTCCAGCACCAAATATTACTTGTAAGGATCACAGTGGCAATGAAAACAACTTTACTGGAAAGGAAGTTGGATTTTACAAACCTATTGCATGTCGTAATGT AAATGGTTACTCATACAAAGTGGCAGTGGCTCTGTCTTTATTTCTTGGATGGTTGGGAGCAGATAGATTTTATCTTGGGTATCCCGCCTTAG GAATTGAGCTTGCTTACCCCAGGACTGACTTTGGACAATGCTGTCGAGAGAGTGAGTGTGGCCTCCGCTCTTTTGTCTTCATGATGGGGATCCCTGGATAA